The genomic DNA CAGACCGCCACGGGCGCCCGGATCGCCGGATGCGGGTGGTAGTCGACCACTTCGATGTCGTCGTATCCGAACGCGAACAGGTCGGTCACGTCCGGATTGAGCCGCAGGCGCGGCAGTGGCAGCGGCTCACGGGAGAGCTGCTCGCGTGCCTGTTCGTAATGGTTCGAATACAGGTGCGCGTCGCCCAGGGTATGCACGAAGTCACCGACGCCCAGCCCGGTCACCTGCGCGACCATGTGCGTGAGCAGTGCATAGCTTGCGATGTTGAACGGCACGCCGAGGAAGATGTCGCCGCTGCGCTGGTAGAGCTGGCAGCTGAGCTTCCCATCCACCACGTAGAACTGGAACAGCGCATGGCAGGGTTGCAGCGCCATCGCCGGCAGGTCGGCAACGTTCCAGGCACTGACCACCAGCCTGCGCGAATCCGGGTTGCGGCGGATCTCGTCGACCACCCAGCGGATCTGGTCGATCTCGCCACCGCGGCCATCGTCCCAGCGCCGCCACTGCTTGCCATACACCGGGCCGAGCTCGCCATCGGCATCGGCCCATTCGTCCCAGATGCCGACCCGGTTGTCGCGCAGGTAACCGATGTTGGTCTCGCCCTTCAGGAACCACAGCAGCTCATGGATGATCGAGCGCAGGTGCAGCTTCTTGGTGGTGACCAGCGGGAACCCCGCGTTGAGGTCGAACCGCATCTGCCAGCCGAACACGCTGCGCGTGCCGGTGCCGGTGCGGTCCGACTTCTCAGCACCGTGCTCGAGCACATGCCGCAGCAGATCGAGATAGGCGCGCATGTCAGCGCGTCCCCGCTGGCGCGGGTGCCGGCTGCGGTTCGAGCACCGGCGCCGTGCGTGACCTCCAGAACAGGAACAGGCCGAGCGCGATCAGCGGCAGGCTCAGCACCTGGCCCATCGTCAACCAGCCGAACGCGAGGTAGCCCAGCTGCGCATCCGGCTCGCGGACGAACTCGACGATGAAGCGGAACACGCCATAGCCCAGCGCGAAGCTGCCCGACACCGCGAAACGACGGCGCGGCTTCATCGAATAGATCCACACGATCGCGAACAGCACCACGCCCTCGAGGACGGCCTGGTAGAGCTGCGACGGGTGTCGCGCGTAGGTGTCGAGTGCACCACTGGCATGCAGCGCCCGCAGTGACTCGAGGTCCATGCTCCAGAACGGCTGCGGCAGTGACTTCGGAAACACCACGCCCCAGCTGCCATCGGTCTGCCGGCCCCAGAGCTCGCCACCGATCCAGTTGCCGATGCGACCCACGCCCAGCCCCAGCGGCACCAGCGGCGCACCGAAATCCATCACGTCGAAGAAGTGCAGCCGCTGCCGGCGTGCCCACAGCCACGCCGCCAGCAGCACGCCCAGCAGGCCGCCGTGGAAACTCATGCCGCCTTCCCAGGGCCGCAGCAGCATCGACGGGTCGGCGATGAAATCACCGAACGCATAGAACAGCACATAGCCGACGCGCCCACCGAGGATCACGCCGAACATGCAGTAGAACAGCAGGTCGCCGAAGGCGTTGTAGTCGACACCGGGCAGCCGGCTGGCACGGATCCGCGCGCGCCCCAGCAGCCACGCGCTGGCGAAGGCGACCAGGTACATCAGCCCGTACCAGTGCACCTGCGGGTGGAACTGGCGGCCGAACAGCTCGAACGCCGGCAGCGAGAAGGCCACGGGATCGATCTGGTGCAGGATCGTCATCGGACTGCGCCTCCTGGGCTCATGCGTACGCGACCGGCGACGCCGGCCGCGGAATCATCACCACCGTCAACGCGGCATCGGATGGCGCGGCTCGTCGACCGGCGGCACCACCCGGCCCTGGTTGCGCATGGTGTTGCGCTTGGCCCACAGGTTGAGGATCTCGACGAACGCCGAGAAGCCCATCGCACCGTAGATATAGCCCTTCGGGATATGCAGGCCGAAACCGTCGAAGGTGAGGTACACGCCGATCAGCACGATGAAGGCAAGCGCCAGCATCTTCACCGTCGGGTTGGCATCGATGAAGCGACCCAGCGGCTGCGCGGCCAGCAGCATCACCGCCACCGCGATCAGGATCGCCGCCACCATCACCGGCACGTAGTCGCCGGCCATGCCCACCGCCGCGATCACCGAATCCAGCGAGAACACGATGTCGATCACCGCGATCTGCGCGATCACCGAGCCGAACGAGGCCGTTGCCGCGCCCGCCGCGCTCACATCGCCGTGCTCCTCGCCCTTGAGCTGCTCGCGGATCTCCATCGCGCCCTTCACGATGAGGAACAGGCCGCCGAGGATCAGGATCAGGTCGCGTACCGAGACGCCGCGCCCGAACAGTTCGAACAGCGGATCGGTCAACCGCGCCAGCCACGCCAGCGTCAGCAGCAGGCCCACGCGGGTGATGCAGGCCACCGCGATACCGAACTTGCGTGCGAACTCCCGCCGCTCGATCGGCAGCTTGCCTACGGCGATCGAAATGAACACCAGGTTGTCGATGCCGAGCACGATCTCGATCGCGGCCAGCGTCACCAGCAGGATCCACACCTGCGGGTCGGTCAACAGTTCCATCATCGTCTTGGTCGCCTCAGTCGATCCGGCCGGGGCCGGTCAGAACCAGCGCGGGAGCAGGATCAGCCCCCACACCAGCAGTACGTTCAGCATCGCCACGAACACCGCGGCCGATCCCATGTCCTTGGCCCGCCCGGCCAGCGCGTGCCACTCCCCGCCGAAGCGCTCGATCACCGCCTCGATCGCGGAGTTCAGCAGCTCCACCGTGAGCACCAGCAGGCAGCTTCCCAGCAGCAGCGCGCGCTCCACCCCGTCGGCGCCCAGCCAGATCGCGAGCGGAGCCAGCACCACCAGCAGGCACACTTCCAGCCGGAACGACGATTCGTGCAGCCACGCCGCGCGCAGGCCCTGCACCGACCATACCGTCGCCTTCCACATCCTTGCCGGGCCGCGCGGCCAGTGTCCGGTGCCGTCCATCGCTCACGCGGGATCCCGCGGCGCCGGGCCGGTGGGAACGGACCGCGTGCCGCGACGGCGCGCGGACAATACGGAAAACGCGGCAGTCATGGACATCGGATCGCGGGCACTGTGACGGGCCGGAAGCCCGACATTCTGCCACAGCGGATACACACGCCGTCAGCGTGGCGGCCCCGGGTTTGCATCGCGCCCACCGCCCTGCTTGACTGGCCATCCACCCGCGATGCGATGCCGCCGATGCCGTTCACGCTCCGCCTGCTCCGCAGCCTGCTGGCCGCCACCTTGCTGTGCACCGGCATCGCGGGTGCCGGAACGCTCCCGGCTGCGGCGACGCCCGGGGCACTGCCGCTGGATCCGGTGTCGTCACCGGCCTGGATCGAGGACATGGCGCGTTTCGCCGCCGAAGATGCCGCGCGGCCGCCGCCGATGCGACCGGTGGTGTTCACCGGCAGCTCGTCGGTGCGGATGTGGCCTGACCTGGAGCGCGCGTTCGGCGACCTGCCGGTGCTCAACCGCGGCTTCGGCGGTTCGCAGTTCCGCGATGCCGTGCATTACGCCGACGAGATCGCGATCCGCTACCGGCCGCGCCGCGTGCTGATCTATTCCGGCGACAACGACCTGATGTCCGGGCGCAACCCCGCACAGGTCGCCGCCGATGCGCGCCGCTTCGCCGCCCGCATCCATCGCGAGTTGCCCGGAACGCCGGTCGCCTTCATCGCGATCAAGCCCAGTCCGTTCAACGCGCACCGGCTCGGGCAGCAGCGCGAGGCGAACGCACTGATCGCCGACTGGGCCCGGCGCCAGCCGGATGTCGACTACATCGACGTGTTCACCCCGATGCTCGATGCCGACGGCCGCCCACGTGCCGAGCTGTTCCTGGCCGACGGGCTGCACCTCAATGCGCAGGGCTATGCACTGTGGCGCCGGCTTGTCGGCGCGTACCTCGGCCGGTGATGCGCACGGGTGATGGTCGGGATCCCGGACACGTGCAGCCTCGGCACACCTGCGGATTCGCCTGCTGAAATTCCAACCGGAGTTGCCACCATGTCCAATACGTTCGCCCAGACCACGCCGGTGGCCCTGCTGCCTGACGACCCCGACCATGCGGCCATCGCCGATGCGGCGGCCGCACCGGTGCTCGCAGCCACCGACCAGCGCGCGACGGTGCGCATCGAGCGCGTGGACACCCTCGGCCCATGGGCGTTCGTGCAGGGACGCCTCGAGGCGCCGGGTGGCGGCCGGCCGGACTACGCCGGCACTACGTTCGCGGAGCGCGCCGCGCAGGGCGGCATGTCCGATCTGCACGTCGCGCTGCTGCGCCGCGACGAGGACAGCGACGCATGGATGCTGGTGGACCACGCCATCGGCCCGGGCGATGTCGCCTGGCTCACCTGGCCGACCACGCACGCCGCGCCGCGCCAGCTGTTCGGGTTCTGAGCGCTGACGGCGATACGTCGCAACGGTCGGCAACGCCGCAACACGACGATACGCCACGGCCACGCTCGTCCGCAGGCCCGACAACGCGAAAGGCCCGGTCAGTGACCGGGCCTTTCTCATGCGCGATGGGGTCAGCGTGGCGGGGTGATGATCTCGTAGCGTCCCGAAGCGCCACCCCAGCTGATGCTCTGGGTGCCGTCGTTGTTGACGTTGTTGGAACCGATGAAGCGCGGTTGCCCGTTCTCGAAGCCGGAAAACAGCACGACATGCGATTGGCCGTCGCGCTGCATCAGCACCACGTCGCCCGGACGCGCGTCCTGCAGGGAAACGGTCTGCCAGCCGTCACCCTTGAGGTTGCTGGCCAGCTGGTCCACCGACGCACTGCCCTGGCTGGCGTCGATCACCCCCGCCTCCTGCAGGCAGGCGGACACGAAGTTCGCGCAGTTCACGTTGTCCGGCACCCAGGTCTGCATGGGCAGCTGGCCGCTGTGCTTGAGCTCGCCGACATGGGTGCCGAGGAACTGCTGCGCGATCGATGCGGCGTTGCCACCGCGGGCCATGGCATCGGTGCCGGCCACGGCCCGGGTGCCGATCGCGGTGGAGGCGCTGTCGGCACCCGCCGCGCCCTCGCCACCGCCCAGCCGCAGCGAGGCGCCGGCGTAGATCACGTCAGGGTTGCTGATGCTAGGGTTCAGCGCCATCAGCGCATCGATGGTGGAGCCGTTGCGCTGGGCGATCTGCGACAGCGTGTCGCCCCAGGCAATGGTGTGGTTTGCGATCGCGGTCATGGCAGGTGTTCCGCTGCAGCGAGGATGCCTGCAGTCTCGGCGCGCGCGGCCCGCGCCCACAAGCCGGGGCCAACCCGGATAGGGTCGACCCGAGGTCGCGGCTGCGGCGTCACTCGTCTCCGAAGATCGCCACGCCGCGTCGCCCGTCGGCGCCGATCCACCCGCGATACATGCCCGGCGTATTGAACGGCAGCGCGATGTTGCCCTGCGCATCGAGCGCGATCACCCCGCCATCCCCGCCCTGCGCCGGGATGACCTCGCCGATGACGTGGCCGGCCGCATCGGCGAGGCTGTCGCCGCGATACGCCACCCGCGCGCAGATGTCGTGCGCGACCGCGTTGCGGATGAAGAACTCGCCCCAGCCGGTTGCCGACACGCCGCAGCGATCATCGGCCCAGGTACCGGCACCGATGATCGGCGCATCGCCGACGCGGCCCCAGCGTTTGTTGGTCATGCCGCCGGTGGACGTGGCCGCGGCGATATGGCCGTGGGCATCGAGCGCGACCGCGCCCACCGTGCCGAAGTAGGCATCGCGCGCGACCGGCACGTCGAGCCCTGCCTGGCGTTGCGCCTCGTTGGCCTGCGCGCGCTGGAGCTGCTCGCGGCGCTGCGGGGTATCGAACCAGTCGTTGGGCACGCGCTCGAGATCGGTGTGGTCGTCGGCGAAGCGCTCGGCGCCATCACCGATCAGCATCACGTGCGGCGACTGTTCCATGACCCGGCGTGCGAGCCGCACCGGGCTGCGCACGGTCGATACCGCCGCCACCGCACCGGCGCGCCGGGTATGACCCTCCATCACCGATGCATCCAGTTCGTGGCGTCCTTCGGCATTGAACACCGCGCCCTTGCCGGCGTTGAAGTGTGGCGACTCCTCCAGCACGCGCACGCTGGCCTCGACCGCATCGAGCGCGGCGCCGCCGCCCGCCAGCACCGCGTGCCCGGCGTCGAGCGCGGCATCAAGCGTCTCGCGTATCGCGCGCTCGGCATCGGCCGACATGGCCTTGCGCTCGATGACACCGGCGCCGCCATGGATCACCAGCGCCGTCGGTTGCGCCTGCGCAAGCGCGGCATCGGGTGCACCCAGCAGAAGTGCGCAGCAGAGCAAAAAGGTTCGCATGTCGATCTCCGTGAAGACCGCTGAAGCATAGCAACGCAAACGTGCCGACTTCCGCGCAATGCGGTGACGCAGCGCGTCAAACGCCATTCCGGCACATGGCGTGCAAACGCTTGCATGAACGGCCAGCGGGTCTGCAGCACAGTTCAGGTCTGTCCGGCATCGCAAACAGCGCAGCCCACGCGCACCAGTGGTTGACAACACCCGACCCGGTCACGGCATCTCGCTCAGGCAACGCGGGGGGATCGGTTCCGTCACGTTCTTCATTGGAGGAAGTCATGCTCAAGCAATGCGTGCTCGTACTCGCACTGTCCGTCGCCCTCTCCGGCACCGCGCTGGCCGGGGAATTGCGCAAGGCCGAACAACCCGTGCCCGGCCAGTACATCGTGGTCTTCCACGAGGATGGCGTCCGCACCAGGCTCGCCGACGCGCACGATGGCGGCATCGACGCCACGGCGAAGGCCGCGCGCGTGGCCGAGGTGGAGAACATGGTGGTGGACATCGCCGCCCGCTTCCCGGTCACCGTGGATGCGGTGTACTCGCATGCATTGCAGGGCATGGCGGTGCGCGCAGACCAGCGCGTGATCCAGAAGCTGCTGCATGACCCGCGCGTGGCCTATATCGAGGAGGACGGCTACGTCGAACTCTCCGCCACGCAGAACAACGCCACCTGGGGCCTGGATCGCGTCGACCAGCGCGACCGCCCGTTGAACGGCACCTACATCTACACACCGACCGCGTCGAACGTACGCGCCTATGTCATCGACTCCGGCATCCGCACCGGCCATACCCAGTTCGGTAGCCGGCTGCTGTCGGGCTACTCGGCGATCAGCGACGGCCGTGGCACCAATGACTGCAATGGCCACGGCACCCATGTCGCAGGCACGATCGGCGGCTCGACCTGGGGCGTGGCCAAGCAGGTGCGGCTGGTCCCGGTACGCGTGTTCGGCTGCACCGGCGGCAGCACCAACTCGACGATCATCGCCGGTATCGACTGGGTGCGCGCCAACCGCGTGCTGCCGGCGGTGGCCAACATGAGCCTGGGCGGCGGCGCATCCACCGCCACCGACAACGCCACCAACAACCTGATCAATAGCGGCGTGACCGTGGTGGTCGCAGCCGGCAACAGCAATGCCAATGCGTGCAACTACTCGCCGGCACGGGTGACCAACGCGGTGACGGTGGGCTCGACCACCTCCACCGACGCGCGCTCGTCGTTCTCCAACTACGGCAGCTGCGTGAACATCTTCGCGCCCGGCTCGTCGATCACCTCGGCATGGTCGACCAGCACCTCGGCCTCCAACACCATCAGCGGCACGTCGATGGCGTCCCCGCACGTGGCCGGTGCGGCGGCGCTGTACCTCACCAACAATCCGTCGGCATCGCCGGCCACGGTGCGCAACTGGCTCTACACCAACGCCACCACCAACCGCCTGAGCGGCATCGGCAGCGGTTCGCCGAACCGGTTGCTGTACACGCGCTAGTCGCGGACGGCGTCGCCCCGTTCCCTCGTCGGCGGGGCGCGCCGGCATCGCAGGGCCGCACCTCCGGGTGCGGCCTTTTCGCTACTGCCGCAGCGCCTCGATCGGATCGAGCTGCGAGGCCTTGCGCGCCGGGTAGTAGCCGAAGAACAGGCCGGTCGCCACCGAGAAGCCCGCGGCCATGCCGATCACGTTGGCATTCAATGCCACCGGCAGCGAGCCCATGCGGCTGACCAGCAACGCGCCGACCACGCCGAGCGCAATGCCGATCGCACCGCCGATCAGCGAGATCAGCATCGCCTCCGCGAGGAACTGCCGGCGCACGTCCGACGGGCCCGCGCCCACCGCCATGCGCAGGCCGATCTCGCGGATCCGCTCGGTCACCGACACCAGCATGATGTTCATGATGCCGATGCCGCCAACCACCAGAGAGATCGTCGCCACCGCGCCCAGGAGCAGCGACATCAGCCGCGTGGTGGCGGTGCGGGTAGCGACGATCTCGGCCATGTTGCGCACGGTGAAGTCGTCCTCGTCGCCGGGGCCGATCCGGTGGCGCTGGCGCAGCAGGGCCTCGAGTTCCGACTGCACGTAGCCGAGGTCGTCTGCATCGTTGACGGTCAGCGCGATCTGCATCACCGCGCGCGGCGGCAGGCCCATCGCGCCCAGCAGGCTGCGCCGGCCGGTGGCCATCGGCACCATGATCACGTCGTCCTGGTCCTGGCCGAAGCCACCCTGGCCCTTCGGCGCCAGCGTGCCGGCCACGGTGAACGGCACGCGGCCCAGGCGGATGGTCTCGCCGACGCCGCTGGCATCGCCGAACAGCTGCCGGCGCACGGTTTCCCCGAGGATCGCCACCTTGCCCGCGCCGGTGTAGTCCTGCGGCTGGAAGCCGTCGCCATCGGCCAGCGTCCAGCCGTTGATGGCGAAGAAGTCAGGCTGCACGCCCTGCCAGCTCGCCGCCCAGTTGTTCTCCGCATACACCGCCTGGGTGTTGCCGCGCAGCGAGCCCGACACGTACTGCACTTCCGGGATCTCTTCGCGGATCGCGTCGACGTCGCCCTCGGTCAGGGTGAAGAAGCTTGACGACGCACCCCGTGCGCCGCCCGGCCCACGGCGCGAGCCGGGCGAGATGTCGAGCCGCTGCGAGCCGAGCCCCGAGACCAGCTTGTCCAGCTCGGCCTGGGTGCCCTGGCCGACCGACACCATCACGATCACCGCGGCGATGCCGATGATCACGCCCAGCGAGGTCAACGTGCTGCGCATCCAGTTGCCACGCAGCGCGTGGATGGCGGTGCGCAGGATGTCGGAGAAGTTCATTGCCCTTCCTCGTGCAGTTCGCCGTCGCGCATGACGAAGGTGCGGTCGGCGTGCGCGGCCACCTCGGCGTCATGGGTGATCAGCACCACGGTATGACCGTCATCGCGCAGGCGCTTGAACAGCGCCAGGATCTCCTCGCCGGTTTTCGAATCCAGCGCACCGGTGGGCTCGTCGGCAAGCAGCACCGGCGGCTCGTTGATCAGCGCGCGGGCGATCGCCACGCGCTGCTGCTGGCCACCGGAGAGTTCGTTGGGCCGATGCCCGGAACGGGCGCCCAGCCCCACCGATTCCAGCGCCGCCTGCGCGCGCTCCACGCGCTCGGCCGGCGGCACCCGCGCATACCCCAGCGGCATCGCCACGTTCTCCAGCGCGGTCATCCGCGGCAGCAGGTGGAAGCCCTGGAAGACGAAGCCGATCTTGTCGCGGCGCAGCTCGGCCAGCGCTTCGGCATCGAGGGTGGCGACGTCGATGCCGTCGCACAGGTACTGCCCGCCGGATGGCGTATCCAGGCAGCCGATGAGGTTCATCAGTGTCGACTTGCCCGAACCCGACGGCCCCATGATCGCAACGAAATCGCCATGCATGATGCGCAGGTCGACGCCGGCCAACGCGATCACCTCGGCTTCGGTGCCGGGCGAATAGACCTTGCCCAGGCCGCGGGTCTCGATCACCGGAACCGCTGCATTCATGGTGCCGCGCGCTCGCCGGTGATGACCAGGTCGCCCTCGGCGAGGTCGCCGGCGATCTCGGTGGCGCTGCCGTCGCTCGCCCCCACGCGCACCATCACCGCGCGCGGCTGGCCGTCGACCAGCCGGTACAGCGGTGCGCGGCGTGCACCGACGATGGCATTGAGCGCGCGGTCCCACCGCGCACGCTGGTTGTCGTCGAGGGTGGCGCGGAACGACGCGAAGTCCTGCTGGTAGCGCTGCATCATGCGCTGGCGGATCTGCGCGGCCATGTCGCCGCCCCCGGACGTGACCACGCGCATGCCGGGCCCGCCGAACATGCCGCCCGCGCCCTGCGCCGGCGCGGCCGCCTGGCGCGCGGCCATGCGTTCGCGGATCGCGGCCAGCGCCTCGTCGAACGCCGACTGCTGCTGCGCGGTGAGCTCCAGCTCCTGCGCGGCCCGGGCGAGGTCGTCGGCAACGCCACTGCCTCCGCCGCCGCGCGGGCCAGAGCCCTGCGACGCGGCCAGCTGCGCATCGCTGGGCTTGTAGCGCAGCGCGGCGTTGGAGACCTTGAGCACGCCATCGCGGCGGCTGACCTCGATCTCGGCATTGACCGTCAGCCCCGGCAGCAGGGTGCGGTCGCTGTTGTCGACGCTGACCACCACCGGGTAGGTGATCACGTTATTGGTATTGGTCGCCGACAGACGCACCTGCGCGACCTCGCCACGGAACTGGCGATCCGGGAAGGCATCGACACTGAAGCTCACGCCCTGTCCGACCTCGACCTGGCCGATGTCGGCCTCGTCGACCTCGAGCTCGATCTGCATCTTCGACAGATCCTCGGCGATGGTGAACAGCTCCGGTGCCTGCAGGCTGGCGGCCACGGTCTGGCCGGGCTCGATATTGCGTACCAGCACCACGCCGTCGACCGGCGAACGGATCACGGTGCGCTCGAGGTTGACCTGGCTGGTGCGCGTGGACGCGGTCTGCTGGGCGATCTGCGCGCGCGCGGCGTCGCGCTGCGCACGCGCCTGGTCGAGCGCGGCACGCGACAGGTCGACATCGGCGCGCGCGACCAGCTGGGTGTCGCCGAGGTCCGACTTGCGCCGGTAGTCGAGCTCGGCATTGCGCAGCGCCGCTTCCGCCTGCGCCAGCGATGCACGTGCGCTCGACACCTGGGCGTTGCCCTGGTCGATCTGCGCCTGGTAGGTGCTCGGATCGATGCGCGCGATCACCTGGCCGGCCTCGACGGTGTCGTTGAAGTCCACCAGCACATCGGTGACCTGGCCGGAGATCTGCGAACCCACGATCACCGTGCTGGTCGCGCTCAGCGTGCCGGTGGCGGAGATCGCCACCCGGATGTCGCCGCGCTCCACCGGCACGGTGCGCCACTGCCCTTCGACCGTCGATGGACGGCTGCCCTGCCACCACCAGACGCCACCGGCGACCAGCGCCAGCGCGAGCACCGCGATCGCGGGCTTGAGGAAGCGCGGGGAACGGCCACGCGAAGGGGTGGCGCGGGAAGACGGCTTGGCTGGGCTCATGGCTGCGAAATGATGGAGATCAGGAAGGAGAACGCGCGCGGGTCGCGCACGTTGACAGGCCGGCGCGCGCGGCGCCAGCGCGCTCGCGCGCAGGCATCAGGTAACGATGGGCGAGACGCAGTTACGCGGCCTGCCTTCGATAGCCGGTGTGGCGCGCAGATCACCGCCAACGGCTCAGCCGTAACGGATGGTCGCCGTGGTGCCTTCGCCCGGCTGGCTTTCCAGGCTCACCGGCCACCCGAAGCGTTCGCCGAGCCGGCGCACGATCGACAGGCCCATGCCCTTGCCGGAGCGGAACGGGTCGGCGCGGTAGAAGGGGTCGTAGACACGCTGGAGCACCTCGGGTGACATGCCGATGCCGGTATCGCGCACCAGCACCCGGTCGTCGAGCACTTCGACCTCGATCGATCCTTCCTCGGTGAAGATGCAGGCATTGCTGAGCAGGTTGCCCAGCATCACCCCGAGCACGCGCGGTGGCGCATCCAGCCGCGGGCGCGTGTGGCCGGTGACGCGCAGCTCCACCGGCTTGCCCTGCAGCAGCGGCTGCACCTTCTCGACTTCTTCCATGACCACGTCATGGACATCGAAGTCCTCGCCCTGCACGGCGATGTCGTCCTCGCGTGCAAGGATCAGGAAGGCGTCGATCACGGCCTCCATGTCCCGGGTGGCGCGGTGGATGCGCTGCAGCGAGCGGTGCGAGCGCTGCGGGATCGCGTCGTCGGCCAGCAGCATGTCGCTGGCGACGCGGATGACCGTCAGCGGCGTGCGCAGCTCGTGGCTGGCATCGCGGGTGAAGTCGCGCTCGCGCTGCACGAACGCCTGCACCCGCGCCGACAGCGTGGTCAGCGCATTGCTGAGCTGGTCGACCTCGCGCCCGACCTCGCCGGGAATGCGCTCGGGAATCAGGCTGCCCGGGTCGGCGGCATCCGGATCCCAGCGCGAGACTTCCTCGGCCAGCCAGCTCACCGGGGCCACCAGCCTGCGCGTGGTGCGGTAGGTGAACCAGCTGAACAGGTGGATCGCGGCGATCCCGCCCAGCATCAGCAGTGCGCCCATCATCCACAGCGTGCGGCGCGCGTAGGTGAGATCCATGCTCAGGACGAGCACGCCCACGTCGCGCCCTTCGACGAGCACGTCGCGGCCTTCGCTCGCCAGGTAATGGTGGCCTGCGGACAGCCGGCGCAACGTCGGCGGCAACCGGTCCGCGGCACCGCGGCGCAGGAAGTAGCCGTGCACGAGGTCGGTCTCGGGCAGCACCGGGTTGGCCGGATCCCGCTCGATGAGCGACCAGTATTCGTCGGCCTGCGCACGCAGGCGCGCATCGACGAGTACCCGCAACACGGTGGAGAACGCGATGGTGACGCCCAGAACGATGACCAGGCTGCCAAGGGCAGCCTGGATCATGAACGCAACGCGGACTTTCCTGGGGATTCCCTGGGGCATCGGATGCTACGGCCGGCCTCAGGCCGGAGACTGCTCGATGTCCGCGATCCGGTACCCAGCGCTCTGGACGGTGTGCAGCAACGGCTTGTCGAACGGCTTGTCGATGGTCTTGCGCAGATTGTAGAGGTGGCTGCGCAGGGTATCGGAATCCGGCAGGCTGTTGCCCCAGATCTCGCGCTCGATCTCCTGCCGGCTGACCACGCGCGGCGACTCGCGCATCAGGATCGTCAGCAGCTTCAGGCCGATCGGCGACAGCTGCAGCTCCTGGCCGGCACGGGTGGCACGCAGGCTGGCCGGATCGAGCACGAGGTCCGCGACCTTGAGCACTTCCGAACCGACCTGGCGACGCTCGCGGCGGATCAGTGCACGCAGGCGCGCTTCCAGTTCCTGGATCGCGAACGGCTTGGTGAGGTAGTCGTCGGCACCCGACCCGAGGCCGGTGAGCTTCTCGTCGAGGGTGTCGCGGGCGGTCAGCATCAGCACCGGCGTGGACTTGCGCGCTTCCTCGCGCAGCCGCTTGCAGACTTCGATGCCGTCCAGGCGCGGCAGCATCAGGTCCAGCACGATGACGTCGTAGCTGTTCTCCGAGGCCAGCCGGTAGCCGTCCAGACCATCGGACGCGTAATCGACCTCGAAGCCCTTGCCTTCGAGATATTCGCCGATCATCTCCGAGATGTTGCGATTGTCTTCGACGATCAGGACCAGACCGCCCGGCTCTTGGCTTGCACGCATGAACAGGACTCCAAAAGGATTTCAGGGGGATGCTTCAGGTTTGTGAAACTACCCGATTCCCCGGTGCAGGCCCCGTGAAGAGCGCCGGCTGCGGACGTAAGCTGATGCGCCTCCGCCTGCCACCCCGATCCCCATGCCCGGCTTCGAACGCGTCGCCCCGATCCTGATGCTGCTGGCCTCGAACGTGTTCATGACGTTCGCCTGGTACGGCCACCTGAAATACCGCTCGGCACCGCTGCTGCTGGCGATCGTCGCCAGCTGGGGCATCGCCTTCTTCGAGTACGCGCTGATGGTGCCGGCCAACCGCATCGGCTACACGGTGTATTCGGCGCCCCAGCTCAAGGGCATGCAGGAGGTCATCACCCTGCTGGTGTTCGCGTGGTTCTCGAGCTGGTATCTCGGGCAGC from Luteimonas sp. YGD11-2 includes the following:
- a CDS encoding response regulator transcription factor, which produces MRASQEPGGLVLIVEDNRNISEMIGEYLEGKGFEVDYASDGLDGYRLASENSYDVIVLDLMLPRLDGIEVCKRLREEARKSTPVLMLTARDTLDEKLTGLGSGADDYLTKPFAIQELEARLRALIRRERRQVGSEVLKVADLVLDPASLRATRAGQELQLSPIGLKLLTILMRESPRVVSRQEIEREIWGNSLPDSDTLRSHLYNLRKTIDKPFDKPLLHTVQSAGYRIADIEQSPA
- a CDS encoding DMT family protein, translated to MPGFERVAPILMLLASNVFMTFAWYGHLKYRSAPLLLAIVASWGIAFFEYALMVPANRIGYTVYSAPQLKGMQEVITLLVFAWFSSWYLGQPLKWNHWAGFALIAVAAWLIFLET